TCTCGCGGCGACCCTGCTGCACGGGCAGGGACAACGCCAGGTGTTCGACCCCGTCTTCGACCTCTACTTCCCGCGCGGCGTCGGCGGCCCGGAGCAGCGGTCGGCCGGGCGGGAGGACCTGCGGGACCGGCTGGCCGACGCCCTGACCGCCGACGACCGGGCGACGCTGGGCCGGCTGGCGATCGAGGCGGTCGACGGTTTCGGCGGCTACGGTTCCTCGCCGGAGTCGGACGGCTGGTCGTCGTACCAGGCGCTCGAACGGCTGCGGCCGCAGACGCTGCTGGCCCGGGTGCGCGACACCATCCGGGGGCGGGGCGGCAGTCAGGGGTTCACGGACCGGCTGCTGGAGGACGAGGTCCGGCGGCGCATCGACGTCTTCCGCGCTCTGGTGGCGGCGGAGGCGCGGCGGCGGGTCGCCGAGCGGCGCGGCCGGGACGAGATCGCCCGGCGGGCGGTGGCCCCGACCGCCGACCGGGTCGACTTCCTGTTCGCCGGGCAGGACCGGCTGGCCGAGCTGCGCAGGACGGTCCAGCCGCTGGCGCGCAAGCTCGCGACCCGGCTCGCCGCCCGGCGCCGTCGCGCCTCGCGGGGCACGATCGACCTGCGGCGGACCCTGCGTGGTTCGCTGTCGACGGGCGGGGTGCCGATGAAGCCGGTGCTGCGCCGACGGCGGCCCGCCCGTCCCGAAC
The Streptomyces tuirus genome window above contains:
- a CDS encoding vWA domain-containing protein, yielding MTTPAGVAERLTSLVGALRAHGMRIGTGETVDAARAVGELGLADRELLREGLAATLLHGQGQRQVFDPVFDLYFPRGVGGPEQRSAGREDLRDRLADALTADDRATLGRLAIEAVDGFGGYGSSPESDGWSSYQALERLRPQTLLARVRDTIRGRGGSQGFTDRLLEDEVRRRIDVFRALVAAEARRRVAERRGRDEIARRAVAPTADRVDFLFAGQDRLAELRRTVQPLARKLATRLAARRRRASRGTIDLRRTLRGSLSTGGVPMKPVLRRRRPARPELVLLCDVSGSVSGFSDFTMLLVQALHDQFSKVRVFAFVNRIDEVTGLLERGRADPEGLSSRIQGEAAVTGYHGSSDYGMALGEFAERYADAVGSRTTVFVLGDARTNRSDPNLPAVRQIAERARRVHWLNPEQRSRWGTGDSVAPAYAELVAMHECRNARQLSALVARLLPV